In the Acidobacteriota bacterium genome, one interval contains:
- a CDS encoding VWA domain-containing protein yields the protein MKNSPIGSWRGIVTAAALALLPLAVSPAQIPSGDKISVKVEMVNILCSVTDKKGQFVTHLKAADFTVTEDGAVQQLENFYSHGNLPLTICLLVDTSASVASKLQFEQEAASAFLASNIHEKDKALLIEFDSGVTLVQDFTNETDLIARQLKTLRAAGGTSLYDALFLVSEEKLMWDVGERRKTIIIISDGEDTVSRTPLDETLEMVQRAGAIVFAISTNRTGQTANAAEGGDSTLEKFASATGGKVYYPTRIEEVGLAFREIDQELRSQYSLSYKSSNAKRDGKFHEIKVTVKPKGMKVRHRKGYYAPKD from the coding sequence GTGAAGAATTCACCGATTGGAAGTTGGCGGGGCATCGTGACCGCGGCCGCGCTGGCGCTCCTCCCGCTCGCCGTCTCACCAGCCCAGATCCCGAGCGGGGACAAGATCTCCGTCAAGGTGGAGATGGTCAACATCCTCTGCTCGGTCACGGACAAGAAGGGGCAGTTCGTCACCCACCTGAAGGCGGCGGATTTCACGGTCACGGAGGACGGCGCCGTCCAGCAGCTCGAGAACTTCTACTCCCACGGCAATTTGCCCCTGACCATCTGCCTCCTGGTGGACACGAGCGCTTCCGTGGCCTCGAAGCTGCAGTTCGAGCAGGAGGCCGCCTCGGCCTTCCTCGCGTCCAACATTCACGAGAAGGACAAGGCGCTCCTCATCGAGTTCGATTCGGGCGTCACCCTGGTCCAGGACTTCACCAACGAGACCGACCTCATCGCGCGCCAGTTGAAAACGCTGCGGGCCGCGGGGGGGACCTCCCTCTACGACGCCCTCTTCCTGGTCTCGGAAGAGAAGCTGATGTGGGACGTCGGCGAGCGGCGGAAGACCATCATCATCATTTCGGACGGCGAGGACACGGTCAGCCGCACCCCCCTGGACGAGACCCTCGAGATGGTACAGCGCGCGGGGGCCATCGTGTTCGCCATCTCCACGAACCGGACCGGCCAGACGGCGAACGCCGCCGAGGGCGGGGACTCCACCCTGGAGAAGTTCGCCTCCGCCACCGGCGGGAAGGTCTACTACCCCACCCGGATCGAAGAGGTGGGGCTGGCTTTCCGGGAGATTGACCAGGAACTCCGCTCCCAGTACAGCCTGAGCTACAAGTCCTCCAACGCGAAACGGGACGGGAAGTTTCACGAGATCAAGGTGACCGTCAAGCCCAAGGGGATGAAAGTCCGCCACCGGAAAGGGTACTATGCCCCAAAGGATTGA